A single genomic interval of Polaribacter vadi harbors:
- a CDS encoding glycoside hydrolase family 26 protein: protein MILKKQYLIATIFLILITTSCSKESIIPEIEIEEEIEEEVGFVLKPEETKSYMVNPNATEETVALFYHLKTISKNKFIIGQQDAFNAFYNNNSGESDIKKTTGSDPGLLGSDFMFIADDLNDETSGNWFYQQEQIIKGDVIEAYNKGMVNIFSWHLREPYEGTDFYTSNMTDHQKNNAFKSILPGGENHEYYKQKLQKVADVATSIIGNDGKLAPIIFRPFHEFDGNWFWWGAAYCSPQEYITLWQFTVEYLRDVLNVNNMLFAFSPDNNFNSEAEYLDRYPGDGYVDIFGMDNYGDFNNQGLFGVNNANAKLQILTTLAEEKVKIAGFTETGYRVTSSNAPIENFFSTNMYNAITENNNQIAFMMFWNNDSNGYYTPAPGLPDTGDFIEFANKPKSLLQDNLPNIYKLPN, encoded by the coding sequence ATGATACTAAAAAAACAGTATTTAATTGCAACAATATTTTTAATTTTAATAACCACTAGTTGTTCTAAGGAATCTATTATTCCAGAAATTGAGATAGAAGAAGAAATTGAAGAAGAAGTTGGGTTTGTACTTAAACCAGAAGAAACAAAAAGCTATATGGTAAATCCAAATGCAACAGAAGAAACGGTTGCATTATTTTATCACCTAAAAACAATATCAAAAAATAAATTTATTATTGGGCAACAAGATGCCTTTAATGCATTTTATAATAACAATAGTGGAGAATCTGATATTAAAAAAACCACAGGAAGTGATCCAGGATTATTAGGATCCGATTTTATGTTTATTGCAGACGATCTTAATGATGAAACTTCTGGTAACTGGTTTTATCAACAAGAACAAATAATCAAAGGAGATGTTATTGAAGCCTATAATAAAGGGATGGTAAATATCTTTTCTTGGCATTTAAGAGAACCTTATGAAGGAACAGATTTTTACACTAGTAACATGACAGATCATCAAAAAAACAATGCTTTTAAAAGTATTTTGCCTGGTGGAGAAAATCATGAATATTATAAACAAAAACTTCAAAAAGTAGCTGATGTTGCTACTAGTATAATTGGTAATGATGGTAAATTAGCACCAATTATATTTAGGCCTTTTCATGAGTTTGATGGTAATTGGTTTTGGTGGGGAGCAGCATATTGTTCACCTCAAGAATATATTACGCTTTGGCAATTTACAGTAGAATATTTAAGAGACGTCTTAAATGTAAACAACATGCTTTTTGCATTTTCTCCAGATAATAATTTTAATTCAGAAGCAGAATATTTAGATAGATATCCTGGAGATGGTTATGTAGATATTTTTGGAATGGATAATTATGGAGATTTTAATAATCAAGGTCTTTTTGGAGTAAATAATGCAAATGCAAAACTTCAAATACTAACAACTTTAGCAGAAGAAAAAGTTAAAATTGCTGGTTTTACAGAAACTGGTTATAGAGTAACTAGTAGCAACGCTCCTATTGAAAATTTTTTCTCAACAAATATGTATAATGCAATTACAGAAAATAATAATCAAATTGCTTTTATGATGTTTTGGAATAATGATAGTAATGGTTATTACACACCTGCTCCAGGTTTGCCAGACACAGGCGATTTTATTGAATTTGCAAACAAGCCAAAATCGCTTTTACAAGACAATTTACCAAACATCTATAAATTACCTAATTAA
- a CDS encoding AGE family epimerase/isomerase, translated as MINEYKKLKKELNVELKNILSYWVDNTIDKEFGGFLGKRDHYNKVVEKASKGVILNTRILWSFSAATNHLKTDTYKDVCDRSFKYLKDFFNDKINKGVYWEVDYLGNPINKRKQVYAQSFTIYALSEYYLFSKNEEAKTWAIELFNQLEKYAKDTKNEGYFEAFNEDWSPIEDMRLSDKDMNASKTMNTHLHVLEAYTSLLKIYDNNELKASLKMLVKVFLEKFLNTKNHYELFFDDHWNLLSNTVSYGHDIEAAWLVIDAAKLIDDPELLHQSEEVAVKVADTFLLEAIDKEGAVINEKNLTTNHIDTDRHWWPQVEALIGLKYANDLKSDEKYISSSLKIWDFTKNNLIDYKNGEWFFRVDDKGIVYEDEDKVSMWKAPYHTSRACIILNK; from the coding sequence ATGATTAATGAGTACAAAAAACTAAAAAAGGAACTTAATGTTGAACTAAAAAACATATTAAGTTATTGGGTAGATAACACAATAGATAAAGAGTTTGGTGGTTTTTTAGGAAAAAGAGATCACTATAATAAAGTTGTAGAAAAAGCTTCAAAAGGAGTTATTTTAAATACAAGAATTTTATGGTCATTTTCTGCGGCTACAAATCACTTAAAAACTGATACATATAAAGATGTTTGTGATAGATCTTTTAAGTATTTAAAAGACTTTTTTAATGATAAAATTAATAAAGGTGTTTATTGGGAAGTAGATTATTTAGGAAACCCAATTAATAAACGAAAACAAGTTTATGCACAGTCTTTTACAATTTATGCTTTATCAGAATACTACCTTTTTAGTAAAAATGAAGAAGCAAAAACTTGGGCAATTGAGCTTTTTAATCAGTTAGAAAAATACGCAAAAGACACTAAAAATGAAGGTTATTTTGAAGCCTTTAATGAAGATTGGAGTCCTATTGAAGATATGCGCTTAAGTGATAAAGATATGAATGCATCTAAAACAATGAATACACATTTGCATGTTTTAGAAGCATACACATCACTATTAAAAATTTATGATAATAACGAATTGAAAGCTTCATTAAAAATGCTAGTAAAAGTGTTTTTAGAAAAGTTTTTAAACACTAAAAATCACTATGAATTGTTTTTTGATGACCACTGGAACTTATTAAGCAATACTGTCTCTTATGGTCATGATATTGAAGCAGCTTGGTTAGTAATTGATGCTGCAAAATTAATTGATGACCCAGAATTATTACATCAATCAGAAGAAGTTGCAGTAAAAGTTGCAGACACTTTTTTATTAGAAGCCATAGATAAAGAAGGAGCAGTTATCAACGAAAAGAATTTAACTACAAATCATATAGATACAGACAGACATTGGTGGCCACAAGTTGAAGCTTTAATTGGCTTAAAATATGCAAATGATTTAAAAAGTGATGAAAAATATATTAGTTCATCATTAAAAATATGGGACTTCACAAAAAACAATTTAATAGACTATAAGAACGGAGAGTGGTTTTTTAGAGTTGATGATAAAGGAATTGTATATGAAGATGAAGATAAAGTAAGTATGTGGAAAGCACCTTACCACACTTCAAGAGCTTGTATCATATTAAATAAATAA
- a CDS encoding glycoside hydrolase family 130 protein: MYKVITKLDDVKKHHQKLIGKTNKQVSKSNGIYHRYKNPVVTADHIPIHWRYDLNPATNPKALERIGFNAAFNAGAMKWNDTYVLCVRVEGNDRKSFFAIAESPNGIDNFKFWDKPCVIPQIENNPDTNAYDMRLVKHEDGWIYGIFCTERKDPNAAPEDTSSAIANAGIVRTKDLLNWERLPDLISDSGQQRNVVVHPEFVNGKYAVYTRPQDGFISVGNGGGIGLGFIDDMTNPDVKNEKIINNKQYHTIYELKNGLGPAPIKTEKGWLHLAHGVRNTAAGLRYTIYMFMTSLDDIAKVTHQPAGYFMAPINEERIGDVSNVLFSNGWIADEDGKVFIYYASSDTRMHVATSTIDILIDYCQNSPKDTFISSGSVQTIIDLVDKNKGLY; the protein is encoded by the coding sequence TTGTATAAAGTAATCACAAAATTAGACGACGTAAAGAAACACCATCAAAAATTGATAGGTAAAACAAACAAACAAGTTTCTAAATCGAATGGAATTTATCATAGATATAAAAACCCTGTAGTCACTGCAGATCATATTCCTATTCATTGGAGATATGATTTAAATCCGGCAACAAACCCAAAAGCTTTAGAAAGAATTGGTTTTAATGCAGCTTTTAATGCAGGAGCCATGAAATGGAATGATACATATGTATTATGTGTTCGTGTTGAAGGAAATGATAGAAAATCGTTTTTTGCAATTGCAGAAAGCCCTAATGGAATAGATAATTTTAAATTTTGGGACAAACCTTGTGTAATTCCTCAAATTGAAAATAATCCCGATACAAATGCATATGATATGCGTTTGGTTAAGCATGAAGATGGTTGGATTTATGGAATTTTTTGTACAGAAAGAAAAGACCCAAATGCAGCTCCAGAAGATACAAGTTCTGCAATTGCAAATGCTGGAATTGTAAGAACAAAAGACCTTTTAAATTGGGAACGTTTACCAGATTTAATTTCAGATTCTGGACAACAAAGAAATGTTGTAGTTCATCCAGAATTTGTCAATGGAAAATATGCAGTTTATACACGTCCTCAAGATGGGTTTATTAGCGTTGGAAATGGTGGTGGAATAGGTCTTGGATTTATTGATGACATGACAAATCCTGATGTGAAAAATGAAAAAATCATCAACAATAAACAGTATCATACTATTTATGAGTTAAAAAACGGATTAGGACCAGCTCCAATTAAAACAGAAAAAGGTTGGTTGCATTTAGCACATGGAGTAAGAAATACAGCTGCAGGTTTACGTTATACTATATATATGTTTATGACTTCTTTAGATGATATTGCTAAAGTAACTCATCAACCAGCAGGTTATTTTATGGCGCCAATTAATGAAGAAAGAATAGGAGATGTTTCTAATGTTTTGTTTTCAAATGGTTGGATTGCAGATGAGGATGGTAAGGTTTTTATTTATTACGCATCATCAGACACAAGAATGCATGTAGCAACTTCAACAATAGACATATTAATAGATTATTGTCAAAACTCACCTAAAGATACTTTTATTTCTTCTGGTTCTGTGCAAACAATTATAGACCTTGTTGATAAAAATAAAGGATTGTATTAA
- a CDS encoding sodium:solute symporter family protein has protein sequence MKLLHSVDILIISLYLITIVVIGLVLRKRAQKSKDDYLLGGKSIPWYMLGLSNASGMFDISGTIWLVTLMFVYGIKSAWIPWLWPVFNQIFLMVYLSKWLRRSNATTGAEWIGTRFGFGKGAKMSHIIVVVFALVVCLGYLAYGFIGLGKFVEIFVPWEVVSNYVPFAVSPEYVPHFYGTIFTLFAVFYSLLGGMSGIVWADVVQFGIMTVAALVIGYLGWQAVGTGGLNVPENWMSPFQGGLDLNWKEIIPEVTQKIKSDGFGIFTIFLFMMLFKGVLVSVAGPAPTYDMQKILSTKSPAEAAKMSGFVSVILMPIRYLMIAGFAALALIYYDKLDLLNAAGDIDFELILPTAIKEFVPVGLLGLLLAGLIAAFMSTFAGTLNAAQAYLVNDIYLKYTKPDATTNQIKNMNYLTGIVVVIVSIVLGLFAEDVNSVLNIIVSVLYGSYVGANILKWHWWRFNGEGFFWGMVAGLLAAYFAPMLFPDVNVLYLFPILLVVSLIGSIVGTYSAPPTEDKVLKDFYKNVKPWGFWKPVHEKVIADDPTFKKNEGFKMDMFNVVVGIVAQTALVIIPMYIIFRQTTPIYIGIAILVVCLFLLKKFWWNKLEEKIN, from the coding sequence ATGAAATTATTGCATTCTGTAGATATTCTAATTATTTCACTTTATCTAATTACCATTGTTGTAATTGGTTTGGTACTTAGAAAAAGAGCACAAAAAAGTAAAGATGATTATTTGTTAGGAGGAAAATCCATTCCTTGGTACATGCTAGGACTTTCTAACGCGTCTGGAATGTTTGACATTTCTGGTACAATTTGGCTAGTAACTTTAATGTTTGTTTACGGAATAAAAAGTGCATGGATACCTTGGTTATGGCCTGTTTTTAATCAAATTTTCTTAATGGTTTATTTATCAAAATGGTTAAGAAGATCTAATGCAACAACTGGTGCAGAGTGGATTGGAACACGATTTGGTTTTGGTAAAGGAGCAAAAATGTCGCACATTATTGTGGTTGTTTTTGCACTTGTAGTATGTCTTGGTTATTTAGCATATGGATTTATTGGTTTAGGAAAATTTGTTGAAATATTTGTTCCTTGGGAAGTAGTAAGCAACTATGTTCCTTTTGCAGTTTCTCCAGAATATGTTCCTCATTTTTACGGAACAATCTTTACGCTTTTTGCAGTTTTCTATTCATTATTAGGAGGAATGTCTGGAATTGTTTGGGCAGATGTTGTTCAGTTTGGAATTATGACTGTTGCTGCTTTAGTAATTGGTTATTTAGGTTGGCAAGCAGTTGGAACTGGAGGCTTAAATGTTCCTGAAAATTGGATGAGTCCTTTTCAAGGAGGTTTAGATTTAAATTGGAAAGAAATTATACCAGAAGTTACTCAGAAAATTAAATCTGATGGATTTGGAATATTTACTATTTTCTTATTTATGATGTTGTTTAAAGGAGTACTTGTAAGTGTTGCAGGTCCTGCACCAACATATGATATGCAGAAAATTCTATCTACAAAATCACCAGCTGAAGCAGCTAAAATGAGTGGGTTTGTATCTGTAATATTAATGCCAATTCGTTATTTAATGATTGCAGGTTTTGCAGCATTAGCATTAATTTATTATGATAAATTAGATTTACTAAACGCAGCAGGAGATATAGATTTTGAATTGATTTTACCAACTGCAATTAAAGAATTTGTACCAGTTGGATTATTAGGATTGTTATTAGCAGGATTAATAGCAGCATTTATGTCAACCTTTGCAGGAACATTAAATGCAGCACAAGCATATTTGGTAAATGATATTTATTTAAAATATACAAAGCCAGACGCAACTACCAATCAAATTAAAAACATGAACTACTTAACAGGAATTGTGGTAGTTATTGTAAGTATTGTTTTAGGATTATTTGCAGAAGATGTAAACTCAGTATTAAATATTATTGTTTCTGTTTTATACGGAAGTTATGTTGGTGCGAATATTTTAAAATGGCACTGGTGGAGATTTAATGGAGAAGGATTTTTCTGGGGAATGGTTGCAGGTTTACTTGCAGCGTATTTTGCACCCATGTTATTCCCAGATGTAAATGTATTGTATTTATTTCCAATATTGTTAGTGGTTTCATTAATAGGAAGTATTGTTGGTACTTATTCTGCACCACCTACAGAAGACAAAGTATTAAAAGATTTTTATAAAAATGTAAAACCTTGGGGGTTTTGGAAACCAGTACATGAAAAAGTAATTGCTGATGATCCAACTTTCAAGAAAAACGAAGGTTTTAAAATGGATATGTTCAATGTAGTAGTAGGTATTGTAGCGCAAACAGCGTTAGTAATTATACCTATGTATATTATTTTTAGACAAACAACACCAATATATATAGGTATCGCAATATTAGTTGTGTGTTTGTTCTTGTTGAAGAAATTCTGGTGGAACAAATTAGAAGAAAAAATCAATTAA
- a CDS encoding glycoside hydrolase family 26 protein, with amino-acid sequence MKLKKQILKNSFFKKNAFLIIIIILFSSCSSLYNSVYTKPKLVDIKVSKNTKILHKKLFYTAKEGFAVGHQDATSYGIGWKEADFSNIIKSDVKDIVGDLPAVFGFDIGRIEHENDANLDSVPFETMRKLIIDAHKNGGIITISWHADNPTTGGDSWDKTPAVKDIIGNGIYKEKYEKWLNNVANFIKTLKYKGKLIPILFRPYHEMNGAWFWWGEGNCTSEEYIQLWQETVTILRDKHKLHNLLYVYSPNKLNPGDNYTKYYPGDDYVDIFGIDIYDFKNSEEYANAVKSSLELVKQIATAKNKLFAFTETGLETISTQNWYSEVLYPKIENSGIAWILFWRNHKTTHHYMPYKGHSSEQDFIKFKSFSKTLFLKDLPNLKTK; translated from the coding sequence ATGAAATTAAAAAAACAAATATTAAAGAATTCATTTTTTAAAAAAAACGCATTTTTAATTATTATAATTATATTATTCTCTTCTTGTAGCTCACTATATAATTCAGTTTACACAAAACCAAAGTTGGTTGATATTAAAGTGTCAAAAAACACAAAAATTTTACACAAAAAGCTTTTTTACACAGCAAAAGAAGGCTTTGCAGTTGGGCATCAAGATGCCACATCTTATGGAATTGGTTGGAAAGAAGCTGATTTTTCTAACATCATAAAAAGTGATGTAAAAGATATTGTTGGAGATCTTCCAGCAGTTTTTGGCTTTGATATTGGAAGAATTGAACATGAAAATGATGCAAATTTAGATTCTGTTCCTTTTGAAACCATGAGGAAATTAATAATTGATGCTCATAAAAATGGAGGAATAATTACAATTAGTTGGCACGCAGACAATCCCACAACTGGAGGTGATTCTTGGGACAAAACACCAGCTGTAAAAGACATTATTGGAAATGGAATTTATAAAGAAAAATATGAGAAATGGCTAAATAATGTTGCTAATTTTATAAAAACTTTAAAATATAAAGGCAAATTAATTCCTATTCTTTTTAGACCATATCACGAAATGAATGGAGCATGGTTTTGGTGGGGAGAAGGAAACTGTACCTCTGAAGAATATATTCAGTTATGGCAAGAAACTGTAACTATTTTGCGTGATAAACATAAATTACATAATTTATTATATGTTTATTCTCCAAACAAATTAAACCCAGGTGATAATTATACAAAGTATTACCCAGGTGATGATTATGTAGATATTTTTGGAATTGATATTTATGATTTTAAAAACTCAGAAGAATATGCGAATGCAGTTAAAAGTAGTTTGGAATTAGTGAAACAAATTGCCACAGCAAAAAATAAATTATTTGCTTTTACAGAAACAGGTTTAGAAACAATCTCAACACAAAATTGGTATTCAGAGGTTTTATATCCTAAAATTGAAAATTCTGGAATTGCTTGGATATTATTTTGGAGAAACCATAAAACAACACATCATTATATGCCTTATAAAGGACACTCTAGTGAACAAGATTTTATAAAATTTAAATCATTTTCTAAAACTTTATTTTTAAAAGATTTGCCAAACCTAAAAACTAAATAA
- a CDS encoding AraC family transcriptional regulator, producing MDILKKVHREITPLSPEDSFLVFDRVKSDFDFPIHFHPEYELNFISNGKGVRRVVGDSIEEIDNVELVLIGPNLHHGWLTNVCESGKIHEITIQFHEHLFNEGLLTRKIMKPIKDMFERSIHGILFSKKASLEIYERISQLSKLDSMDYFLELISILHDLANSRNQRLLSTYTANRESFENSDKIKTVYEYVQENFSKKITLAEVADLVSMSHVSFNRFMKKRTGKTFVDYVNDVRIGYAAIRLIEKDNSISEIAYFCGFNNIANFNRVFKKVKKCTPSQYKNEFSGIKRIL from the coding sequence ATGGATATATTAAAAAAAGTACATAGAGAGATTACTCCACTATCTCCAGAAGATAGTTTTTTAGTCTTTGATAGGGTTAAAAGTGATTTTGATTTTCCTATTCATTTTCACCCAGAATATGAATTAAATTTTATTAGTAATGGTAAAGGCGTAAGAAGGGTTGTTGGAGACAGTATCGAAGAAATAGATAATGTAGAACTGGTTTTAATTGGACCTAATCTACATCATGGATGGCTTACAAATGTTTGTGAAAGTGGTAAAATTCATGAAATTACAATTCAATTTCATGAACATCTATTTAATGAAGGTCTTTTAACTAGAAAGATAATGAAACCTATAAAAGACATGTTTGAAAGATCTATACATGGAATTTTGTTTTCTAAAAAGGCTTCACTAGAGATCTATGAAAGAATTTCTCAGCTTTCAAAATTAGATAGTATGGACTATTTTTTAGAATTAATTTCTATTCTACACGATCTAGCAAACTCAAGAAACCAAAGACTCTTATCAACCTATACTGCAAACAGAGAGAGCTTTGAAAATAGCGATAAGATTAAGACTGTATATGAATATGTACAAGAGAATTTTAGTAAAAAAATAACCCTAGCAGAGGTTGCAGACCTGGTAAGTATGAGCCATGTTTCCTTTAATAGGTTTATGAAAAAAAGAACAGGAAAAACATTTGTAGACTACGTAAATGATGTTAGAATAGGCTATGCAGCAATTCGCTTAATTGAAAAAGATAACAGCATTTCTGAAATCGCTTATTTCTGCGGATTTAATAATATTGCAAATTTTAATCGCGTCTTCAAAAAGGTTAAGAAGTGCACCCCAAGTCAATATAAAAATGAGTTTTCAGGCATCAAAAGAATCTTATAG
- a CDS encoding SusC/RagA family TonB-linked outer membrane protein: protein MRKINLNHAYCKSKAFYFIVAFVFLSQIVAGQQVKGVVTDSDGITLPGVSVQEKGTINGVSTNSDGVYSITVKSNATLVFSYLGYKTKEVVLKESNTINVTMEESFETLDEIVVIGYGTQKRSDINSSISSVKAADLANIKQVSIDQMLQGKAAGVSVTANSGSPGGAASIRIRGTTSLTGTNEPLYIIDGVPISGDATGRSTSGQPLVGRDGFSSEGGGGNNAVSPLSMINPNDIESVDILKDASATAIYGSRGANGVIIITTKSGKKGNGKVAYESYISIMSNYKNLDVMNLQEFAKNKTDLAVLYGNEVRPEFSHPELLGKGTDWQDEVYRVAIAKNHQISFSGAKEGVNYYLSGGFLDQQGTIIGSGLKRYTVRLNVDANIKSWLKVGANLTSGITNEKVTVNQSFSGLISNTLLQAPDIPVRNADGSFAGPPDPSQSVTYYNPVAEALTRENKLIRKNFLGNVYAEATILDGLKYRVEFSANTEFSQNEDFRPSYKWGSQVNLTADLDTRNQNWYSTNFKNLLTYDKRLGNHSFTILLGQEANDSHWEGLVTSSNDFQTNENHTINLANPDNNTVTGYKGSAAISSYFSRLIYNFDNKYSFTASIRSDTSSKFDPSSDNQTGTFKALSGSWKLSNESFMESTKDYIDNIKFRVGYGETGNQQIENNRYTALLGAQNSNLGTGFLVSNSPNPFLTWESLNQINVGVDFTLFDSNLSASFDFYDKTSEGFLFQVPLPVYLTGGGGQYGGISAPYSNLGEMQNKGYEFTIGYNLNKDKFNWNTSLNFSHYTNKLVKIQDGIVLTQQVNTNGYQPVVVTNTLIGNPIGMFYGYVSEGIFNDLSVLNSAPLQFGQPVGTAVGETYLGDIKYKDINEDGVVDALDRTLLGSPHPDFTFGFTNNFNYKNFDLSIFLQGSYGNEIMNLTRRAGTKNTSLYENQLVEAINYWTPTNTDTDIPRPIQSDSNTNLLISNRYIEDGSYVRIQNLTFGYSLPQNVLDKLKMSRLRVYGSAQNLYTFTNYSGYDPEIGSFNQSPLLSGIDNGRYPSPRTFSFGINLEF from the coding sequence ATGAGAAAAATTAATTTAAATCATGCTTATTGTAAATCAAAAGCTTTCTACTTTATAGTTGCTTTTGTTTTTTTAAGTCAGATTGTTGCTGGGCAGCAAGTGAAAGGAGTTGTAACTGATTCCGATGGAATAACATTGCCTGGTGTAAGTGTACAGGAAAAAGGAACCATTAACGGTGTTTCTACTAATTCTGATGGGGTATATAGTATTACAGTTAAAAGTAATGCAACTTTAGTTTTTAGTTATTTGGGTTATAAAACTAAAGAAGTCGTTTTAAAAGAAAGTAACACTATCAACGTAACAATGGAAGAAAGTTTTGAAACTTTAGATGAAATTGTAGTTATTGGTTATGGTACTCAAAAGAGGAGTGATATTAACTCTTCTATTTCTTCTGTAAAAGCTGCTGATTTGGCAAATATAAAGCAAGTATCTATAGATCAAATGCTACAAGGTAAAGCTGCTGGGGTTTCAGTTACAGCAAATTCAGGATCTCCAGGAGGAGCTGCTTCTATTAGAATTAGAGGAACAACTTCATTAACAGGAACCAATGAACCTTTATATATTATTGATGGTGTTCCAATTTCTGGTGATGCAACAGGAAGATCTACAAGTGGACAACCACTAGTAGGTAGAGATGGTTTCTCTTCTGAAGGAGGTGGAGGTAATAATGCTGTTAGTCCATTGTCTATGATTAATCCAAATGATATTGAATCTGTAGATATATTAAAAGATGCATCTGCTACAGCAATATATGGTTCAAGAGGAGCTAATGGTGTAATTATTATAACAACAAAATCTGGAAAAAAAGGAAATGGTAAAGTAGCTTATGAAAGCTATATTTCAATTATGTCAAATTATAAGAATCTTGATGTAATGAACTTACAAGAGTTTGCAAAGAATAAAACGGATCTAGCTGTTCTTTATGGCAACGAAGTTCGTCCAGAATTTTCTCATCCAGAATTATTAGGAAAAGGAACTGATTGGCAAGATGAAGTATACAGAGTTGCTATTGCAAAAAATCATCAAATATCATTTTCAGGAGCAAAAGAAGGGGTAAATTATTATCTATCTGGAGGTTTTTTAGATCAGCAAGGAACAATTATAGGTTCAGGTCTTAAAAGATATACTGTAAGATTAAATGTAGATGCAAATATAAAAAGTTGGTTAAAGGTTGGGGCAAATTTAACCTCAGGAATTACAAATGAAAAAGTTACGGTTAATCAAAGTTTTTCTGGTTTAATTAGCAATACATTACTGCAAGCTCCAGACATACCAGTAAGAAATGCTGATGGAAGTTTTGCTGGACCTCCAGATCCAAGCCAAAGTGTAACTTACTATAATCCTGTAGCAGAAGCTTTAACAAGAGAAAATAAACTGATAAGAAAAAACTTTTTAGGAAATGTTTATGCAGAAGCTACTATTTTAGATGGGTTAAAATACCGAGTTGAATTTTCAGCAAATACAGAGTTTTCACAAAACGAAGATTTTAGACCATCTTATAAGTGGGGCTCTCAAGTTAACCTTACAGCAGATTTAGATACTAGAAATCAAAATTGGTATTCAACAAACTTTAAAAACTTATTAACTTACGATAAAAGATTAGGTAACCATAGTTTTACAATACTTTTAGGTCAAGAAGCAAATGATAGTCATTGGGAAGGTTTAGTAACTTCTTCAAATGATTTTCAAACAAACGAAAACCACACTATAAATCTTGCAAATCCGGATAATAATACTGTAACTGGTTATAAAGGTAGCGCAGCTATTTCATCGTACTTTTCGCGTTTAATTTACAATTTCGATAATAAATACAGCTTTACAGCTTCTATCAGATCTGATACTTCATCTAAATTTGACCCTTCATCAGATAACCAAACAGGTACTTTTAAAGCTCTTTCTGGTTCTTGGAAATTATCAAATGAATCTTTTATGGAAAGCACTAAAGACTATATTGATAATATTAAATTTAGAGTTGGATATGGGGAAACAGGAAACCAACAGATAGAAAACAATAGATATACAGCTTTATTAGGGGCACAAAACTCCAATTTAGGAACTGGTTTTTTAGTCTCAAATTCTCCTAACCCTTTTTTAACTTGGGAATCTTTAAATCAAATTAATGTGGGTGTTGATTTTACACTTTTTGATTCAAATTTATCTGCAAGTTTTGATTTTTATGATAAAACTTCTGAAGGGTTTTTATTCCAAGTACCTTTACCAGTATATTTAACTGGTGGTGGTGGTCAATATGGTGGTATTTCTGCACCGTATTCAAACTTAGGTGAAATGCAAAATAAAGGTTATGAATTTACTATAGGCTATAACTTAAATAAAGATAAATTTAACTGGAATACTTCTTTAAATTTTTCTCATTACACGAATAAACTAGTAAAAATACAAGATGGTATCGTTTTAACTCAACAAGTAAATACAAATGGGTATCAACCAGTTGTTGTAACGAATACATTAATAGGAAACCCAATAGGTATGTTTTATGGTTATGTTTCAGAAGGAATTTTTAATGACTTATCAGTTCTAAATAGTGCGCCTTTACAATTTGGACAACCAGTTGGAACTGCTGTTGGAGAAACTTATCTAGGAGATATAAAATATAAAGATATAAATGAAGATGGTGTGGTAGATGCTTTAGATAGAACTTTACTAGGTTCTCCTCACCCAGATTTCACATTTGGGTTTACCAATAATTTTAATTACAAAAATTTCGATTTATCAATCTTTTTACAAGGATCATATGGTAATGAAATTATGAACTTAACAAGAAGAGCAGGTACAAAAAACACTTCTTTATATGAAAATCAATTAGTAGAAGCTATAAATTATTGGACTCCTACAAATACAGATACAGATATCCCAAGACCTATTCAAAGTGATTCAAATACTAACTTGTTAATATCTAATCGTTATATAGAAGATGGTTCTTATGTAAGAATACAAAACCTAACATTTGGTTATTCTTTGCCTCAAAACGTTTTAGATAAACTTAAGATGTCTAGATTAAGAGTTTATGGATCTGCACAAAATTTATACACTTTCACAAACTACTCTGGTTACGATCCTGAAATAGGTTCATTTAATCAAAGCCCTCTTTTATCAGGTATAGATAATGGAAGATACCCTTCTCCAAGAACTTTTTCATTCGGTATCAATTTAGAATTTTAA